In a genomic window of Microbacterium amylolyticum:
- a CDS encoding DEAD/DEAH box helicase, which yields MPSLLDAVRSAGADADSLYDAFLEWTLERGIELYPAQDEAVMELVQGNNVILATPTGTGKSLVATAAHAIALGRSGRTYYTAPIKALVSEKFFSLVEIFGAENVGLVTGDSSVNGDAPIVCCTAEILANLALREGESANVDQVVMDEFHYYGDRDRGWAWQVPLLLLPRAQFLLMSATLGDTTMIERDLTRRTGRETTLVAGAERPVPLHFSYEKKAAHEVVENLLQESEVPVYVVHFSQAQAMERAQALSSINVTTRPQRDEIAEAIGDFRFTTNFGKTLSRLVRAGIGVHHAGMLPRYRRLVETLAQRGLLRVICGTDTLGVGINVPIRTVLVTALSKYDGSRMRRLGAREFHQIAGRAGRAGFDPYGNVVVLAPEHEIENEQAMKKAGDDPKKRKKVQKKQAPKGFVSWSEQSFEKIIEAEPEALSPQMHMTSAILINIIARGGDVFGNVRSLVFDNHQPRRDQYALARRALAIFRTLRDAELVEIVDGNIRLVVELQANFALNQPLSPFALAAIELLDPDEGDGGVGSGSYALDVVSIIESTLDNPRAILSQQEYKARGEAVGAMKRDGIEYEERMELLEEITYPKPLDDLLTQAFETFATSQPWVRDFPLSPKSIVRDMFERAMTFADFVQWYQLARSEGLVLRYLSDAFRAIRQTVPAEAHSEELDDIVEWLGEMIRQVDSSLVDEWETLVAGADQAPGDGPVVPPAPPSIVKNERAFTVLVRNAMFRRVQLAALEKDDELEALDPEAGWPEALDAYFAEHNEMLTGGAARAPQMCRIEKGRETWLVEQTIDDPEGNHDWRLTAMIDLQASADEAEAVLADVSLARL from the coding sequence ATGCCTTCCCTTCTTGACGCCGTCCGTTCCGCGGGCGCCGACGCCGATTCCCTGTACGACGCCTTTCTCGAATGGACGCTCGAGAGGGGGATCGAGCTGTACCCGGCGCAGGACGAGGCCGTGATGGAGCTCGTCCAGGGCAACAACGTCATCCTTGCCACGCCCACCGGAACCGGGAAGTCGCTTGTGGCGACGGCGGCGCACGCCATCGCCCTGGGGCGCAGCGGACGCACGTACTACACGGCGCCGATCAAGGCCCTCGTCAGTGAGAAGTTCTTCTCGCTCGTGGAGATCTTCGGCGCCGAGAACGTCGGTCTCGTCACGGGAGACTCGTCCGTGAACGGCGACGCGCCGATCGTGTGCTGCACAGCGGAGATTCTCGCGAACCTCGCGCTGCGCGAAGGAGAAAGCGCGAACGTCGACCAGGTGGTCATGGACGAGTTCCACTACTACGGTGATCGCGATCGTGGCTGGGCCTGGCAGGTTCCGCTGTTACTCCTGCCGCGCGCGCAGTTCCTGCTGATGTCGGCGACCCTCGGCGACACGACCATGATCGAACGCGACCTCACCCGACGCACCGGTCGCGAAACGACCCTCGTTGCGGGTGCCGAGCGACCGGTTCCCCTGCACTTCAGCTACGAGAAGAAAGCCGCTCACGAGGTGGTCGAAAACCTCCTCCAGGAGAGCGAGGTCCCCGTTTACGTCGTGCACTTCAGCCAGGCGCAGGCTATGGAGCGCGCCCAGGCGCTGTCGAGCATCAATGTCACCACCCGCCCGCAGCGCGATGAGATTGCTGAGGCAATCGGCGACTTCCGGTTCACGACCAATTTCGGCAAGACGCTGTCACGGCTGGTGCGCGCTGGTATCGGCGTACACCACGCCGGAATGCTCCCGCGCTACCGCCGCCTGGTCGAAACGCTCGCGCAGCGCGGTCTGCTCCGCGTCATCTGCGGAACCGACACCCTCGGCGTTGGCATCAACGTGCCGATCCGCACGGTTCTTGTCACGGCGCTGTCGAAGTATGACGGATCTCGGATGCGCCGACTCGGCGCCCGCGAGTTCCACCAGATCGCCGGCCGTGCGGGACGTGCCGGATTCGACCCGTACGGCAACGTCGTCGTGCTGGCACCCGAGCACGAGATCGAGAACGAACAGGCCATGAAGAAGGCGGGTGATGACCCCAAGAAGCGCAAGAAGGTGCAGAAGAAGCAGGCGCCGAAGGGATTCGTCAGCTGGAGCGAGCAGAGCTTCGAGAAGATCATCGAAGCTGAACCTGAAGCGCTCAGCCCGCAGATGCACATGACGTCGGCGATTCTGATCAACATCATCGCCCGCGGCGGTGATGTCTTCGGCAACGTCCGTTCCCTCGTGTTCGATAACCACCAGCCGCGCCGCGATCAGTACGCGCTGGCCCGTCGGGCGCTCGCGATCTTCCGGACGCTGCGTGACGCCGAGCTCGTCGAGATCGTCGACGGGAACATCCGCCTCGTTGTCGAATTGCAGGCGAACTTCGCGCTGAACCAGCCGCTGTCCCCGTTTGCTCTGGCGGCGATCGAGCTTCTCGACCCTGATGAGGGCGACGGGGGCGTCGGCTCGGGAAGCTATGCGCTCGACGTTGTCAGCATCATCGAGTCGACGCTGGACAACCCTCGCGCGATCCTGTCTCAGCAGGAGTACAAGGCGCGTGGCGAGGCCGTCGGTGCCATGAAGCGAGACGGCATCGAGTACGAAGAGCGCATGGAGCTGCTCGAGGAGATCACGTACCCGAAACCGCTCGACGACCTGCTGACACAGGCGTTCGAGACGTTTGCGACATCGCAGCCGTGGGTGCGCGACTTCCCGCTGTCGCCGAAGTCGATTGTGCGCGACATGTTCGAGCGGGCCATGACCTTCGCTGATTTCGTGCAGTGGTACCAGCTGGCCCGCAGCGAGGGCCTTGTTTTGCGATACCTCTCCGATGCGTTCCGGGCGATTCGCCAGACGGTTCCGGCCGAGGCCCACTCCGAGGAACTGGATGACATCGTCGAGTGGCTCGGCGAGATGATCCGCCAGGTGGACTCGAGTCTCGTTGACGAATGGGAAACGCTCGTCGCCGGAGCCGACCAGGCGCCGGGGGACGGGCCCGTCGTACCTCCCGCGCCGCCATCCATTGTCAAGAACGAGCGGGCGTTTACCGTTCTGGTTCGCAACGCAATGTTCCGCCGCGTGCAGCTGGCGGCGCTGGAAAAGGACGACGAGCTGGAGGCGCTGGACCCCGAAGCCGGCTGGCCCGAGGCACTCGATGCCTACTTCGCCGAGCACAACGAGATGCTCACGGGCGGTGCCGCGCGCGCGCCCCAGATGTGCCGCATCGAGAAGGGGCGGGAGACGTGGCTGGTGGAGCAGACGATCGACGATCCGGAGGGGAACCACGACTGGCGCCTGACCGCGATGATCGACCTGCAGGCATCGGCCGACGAGGCGGAGGCCGTTCTGGCCGATGTGTCGCTCGCCCGGCTCTGA
- a CDS encoding AAA family ATPase — protein MRESSNDDGLNATIHENGSAVLVVDETPRTIATSHAEDARREIVRMTAEIARQIGSPMRVIVSEPDGTWPLVVDGNENVEYAAPEGAPRPVPRAATPSPAASLPEESPITRQAPRDAATQSLPVIDPAAARARSSAPTLSPAGSAEKTPAGIATPRVSSREFADRRAQRETFLTGERDEQLEEPATRGFRGAMTRMGLRMAPGESERSERSDQMAVAQHWPGPRTIAVVNGKGGSGKTPTTILTAAVFARFGGAGVLAWDNNQTRGTLGWRTEQGAHDATLHDLLEASDHLLSAEAQAADVAHYVHHQRRDRFDVLRSQPIALAEEQRISADDVDHIHAVAARYYRLIVMDSGNDESDPLWRRMIDHTDQLVVATTTRDEHAEAGALLLDALAERDERSAQLAANAVTIVNQADSKAPTNEVRRVVEGYRKLTRDVVQIPFDPAIIDGHLHFAALRPDTQRAWLAATATIARGLVGEA, from the coding sequence ATGCGCGAAAGCTCGAACGACGACGGACTCAACGCCACGATCCATGAGAACGGGTCTGCGGTCCTGGTCGTCGACGAGACGCCCCGCACGATCGCGACGAGCCACGCCGAGGACGCGCGGCGCGAGATCGTCAGGATGACGGCCGAGATTGCCCGGCAAATCGGTTCGCCGATGCGCGTGATCGTCAGCGAACCCGACGGCACATGGCCGCTTGTGGTCGACGGCAACGAGAACGTCGAATACGCCGCGCCGGAGGGCGCACCGCGGCCCGTTCCGCGCGCCGCTACCCCCTCGCCCGCCGCGAGCCTGCCAGAGGAGTCCCCCATCACACGCCAAGCCCCGCGCGATGCGGCAACACAGTCCCTGCCGGTGATCGATCCGGCTGCCGCGCGAGCACGCTCCTCTGCTCCGACCCTGAGCCCCGCTGGCTCGGCCGAGAAGACACCGGCCGGAATCGCAACACCGCGCGTTTCCTCGCGCGAGTTCGCCGACCGACGCGCGCAGCGCGAAACCTTCCTCACCGGCGAGCGCGACGAGCAGCTAGAAGAGCCCGCAACACGCGGCTTCCGCGGGGCGATGACCCGCATGGGCCTGCGGATGGCCCCGGGAGAAAGCGAGCGTTCCGAGCGCTCCGACCAGATGGCGGTCGCTCAGCACTGGCCGGGCCCGCGCACCATCGCCGTCGTGAACGGCAAGGGCGGATCCGGTAAGACCCCAACGACGATCCTGACCGCAGCCGTTTTTGCGCGCTTCGGCGGAGCGGGAGTTCTTGCCTGGGACAACAACCAGACCCGTGGAACGCTCGGTTGGCGCACCGAACAGGGCGCACACGATGCCACCCTGCACGACCTCCTCGAAGCATCCGATCACCTGCTCTCCGCCGAGGCCCAGGCCGCAGACGTTGCGCACTACGTTCACCACCAGCGTCGCGACCGCTTCGACGTTCTGCGGTCGCAGCCCATCGCGCTCGCGGAGGAACAGCGCATCAGCGCTGACGATGTCGACCACATTCACGCGGTTGCCGCCCGGTACTACCGCCTGATCGTGATGGACTCCGGAAACGATGAGTCGGACCCGCTGTGGCGTCGCATGATCGATCACACGGATCAGCTGGTCGTCGCCACGACCACACGAGACGAGCACGCGGAAGCCGGTGCGTTGCTCCTCGACGCTCTGGCAGAGCGCGATGAGCGATCCGCGCAGCTGGCCGCGAACGCGGTGACAATTGTCAACCAGGCCGACTCGAAGGCGCCGACCAACGAAGTACGCCGCGTTGTGGAGGGCTACCGCAAGCTCACCCGCGACGTTGTGCAGATCCCCTTCGACCCGGCGATCATCGACGGCCACCTACACTTCGCGGCTCTGCGCCCCGACACCCAGCGCGCGTGGCTGGCCGCAACGGCCACAATCGCTCGCGGGCTCGTCGGCGAAGCCTGA
- a CDS encoding glyceraldehyde-3-phosphate dehydrogenase, whose product MIPQIGRLSRGQGIIPSVHGRRLTGLSPTDLLTAHRFPRTAGDEILEPHKTMAILAGVERVATVPAAVDVASIVSRMEDEGLSLDDETIDAFLRRELAGIMAVTAHGPTDVILYGFGRIGRLVARILISHQGAGDGLRLRAIVVRGGGAGDLAKRASLLSRDSVHGAFAGTIDIDEASDTIRANGALIRVIRSNDPATIDYTQYGIDDAIVIDNTGIWRDEEGLGQHLRSRGVARVLLTAPGSGALKNIVAGVNDESIEAEDRIVSAASCTTNAITPVLSALDEAFGVERGHVETVHSYTNDQNLIDNFHKGDRRGRAAGLNMVITETGAARAVAKALPQLAGRLTGSAIRVPTPDVSLAILHLRLSRGAARDELNAFLRHTSIASPLRDQIDYSESPEAVSSDFVGSTRAGIVDGLATVADGSEDVVLYVWYDNEFGYSSQVVRVLEQMAGLHTPEVPERHGFTAADAVAEELASEAQTALA is encoded by the coding sequence ATGATTCCGCAGATCGGGCGGCTCTCGCGAGGTCAGGGCATCATTCCCTCCGTGCATGGTCGCCGCCTCACGGGGCTGTCGCCGACGGACCTGCTCACGGCGCACCGCTTTCCGCGCACAGCCGGCGATGAGATCCTCGAGCCGCACAAGACGATGGCCATTCTCGCCGGTGTGGAGCGGGTGGCAACGGTTCCCGCGGCCGTCGACGTGGCGAGCATCGTGTCCCGGATGGAGGACGAGGGGCTCAGCCTCGACGACGAGACCATCGACGCCTTCCTGCGCCGCGAGCTCGCGGGCATCATGGCCGTAACGGCGCACGGGCCGACGGACGTCATCCTGTACGGCTTCGGACGGATCGGCCGCCTCGTCGCGCGTATTCTCATCTCGCACCAGGGCGCGGGAGACGGGCTCCGGTTGCGCGCGATCGTTGTGCGCGGCGGCGGCGCCGGAGATCTGGCCAAGCGTGCGAGCCTGCTCAGCCGAGACTCCGTTCACGGGGCGTTCGCCGGCACAATCGACATCGACGAGGCGTCCGACACGATCCGGGCAAACGGTGCACTGATCCGGGTGATTCGCTCGAACGATCCGGCGACGATCGACTACACGCAGTACGGAATCGACGATGCGATCGTCATCGACAACACCGGCATCTGGCGGGACGAGGAAGGGCTGGGGCAGCACCTGCGTTCCCGTGGCGTCGCCCGTGTCTTGCTGACGGCCCCCGGCAGCGGTGCCCTGAAGAACATCGTCGCGGGTGTTAACGACGAGAGCATTGAAGCGGAGGACCGTATCGTGTCGGCGGCCTCGTGCACGACCAACGCGATTACGCCGGTTCTCTCGGCTCTGGATGAGGCGTTCGGCGTTGAGCGCGGTCACGTCGAAACGGTGCACTCGTACACCAACGACCAGAACCTCATCGACAATTTCCACAAGGGCGACAGGCGCGGCCGTGCCGCGGGCCTGAACATGGTCATCACCGAGACCGGCGCTGCGCGGGCTGTTGCCAAGGCGTTGCCGCAGCTTGCCGGACGGTTGACGGGGAGCGCGATTCGCGTTCCCACGCCCGATGTGTCGCTCGCGATTTTGCACCTGCGACTGTCGCGCGGCGCTGCGCGCGATGAGCTCAACGCCTTTCTGCGGCACACGTCGATCGCCTCACCGCTCCGCGATCAGATCGACTACAGCGAATCGCCGGAGGCCGTCTCTTCCGACTTCGTCGGGAGCACCCGGGCCGGAATCGTCGACGGGCTCGCCACAGTGGCGGATGGGAGCGAGGACGTCGTGCTGTACGTCTGGTACGACAACGAGTTCGGCTACTCCAGCCAGGTGGTGCGCGTGCTCGAGCAGATGGCTGGACTGCACACGCCCGAGGTGCCGGAGCGGCACGGCTTCACGGCCGCCGATGCGGTTGCCGAGGAACTGGCGAGCGAGGCGCAGACCGCCCTGGCCTGA
- a CDS encoding asparagine synthase, protein MRRAAEAIEEGVAIALAAARLQVKNRILIDTIAQDDDFDHSAFLPYAKDSLLALASEQERASEAVRTQRAKAWGRHSDPHGTHDYRDRDVRNLRKRAKQYAGVAKKLRGLAEDEDTLQNLVEAARDAAWHDVESTLERRLQIEAMRPDDDPDYDIMREARMQALRLVDLQTLASDTKKRQQAREAQSEAG, encoded by the coding sequence ATGAGGCGAGCGGCTGAGGCCATCGAAGAGGGCGTGGCAATCGCCCTCGCTGCCGCGCGCCTGCAGGTGAAAAACCGCATCCTGATTGACACGATCGCTCAGGACGACGATTTCGACCACAGCGCCTTCCTCCCCTACGCCAAAGACTCGCTTCTTGCGCTCGCGTCAGAACAGGAGCGCGCTTCGGAAGCGGTGCGAACGCAGCGTGCCAAGGCATGGGGCAGGCATAGTGATCCGCACGGTACGCACGACTACCGCGATCGCGATGTCCGCAATCTTCGCAAGCGCGCTAAGCAGTATGCGGGCGTTGCGAAGAAGCTCCGCGGCCTCGCGGAGGACGAGGACACCCTGCAGAACCTCGTTGAGGCGGCACGTGATGCCGCGTGGCACGACGTCGAATCAACGCTTGAGCGCCGCCTGCAGATCGAGGCAATGCGCCCCGACGACGACCCTGACTACGACATCATGCGCGAAGCCCGCATGCAGGCGCTGCGCCTTGTCGACCTGCAGACCCTGGCGAGCGACACGAAGAAGCGGCAGCAGGCTCGCGAAGCGCAGAGCGAAGCGGGCTGA
- a CDS encoding IS1249 family transposase, translated as MDLPTNSTTCLVCGSKLVKNGKHRSGTQRWRCPSCGSSSVRRRPDVTAREQLRAFACWLTGKLTQAEIDGTATGRSFRRRTAWCWDISPRLGPVETTYHAVLVDGIHIGTWCLLIALSDTGHVLAWQWCARENTAAWKALFEQIPAPGIVVSDGGSGLPSALRQAWPETKHQRCLFHLQMNITRHLTRNPRTPAGRALRRLVMDLSAVRDADSAIEWQLLLEQWWQSFGHLTTERTLFRNGQFGFTHDRLRKAWLLVRLVVRKDLIFTHIAYGNPRTTSPLEGLNAQIRDLLRRHRGMSEKHRRRAVEWYLTLHELPLEHALDLAKPVEPVTGPAPDEEPIGPALYDTGLDAGEGLWSRSGWAGRG; from the coding sequence GTGGACCTTCCGACGAACTCGACGACCTGTCTGGTATGCGGCAGCAAGCTGGTCAAGAACGGGAAACACCGCTCCGGAACCCAACGCTGGCGTTGCCCGTCCTGCGGATCCTCGAGCGTGCGCCGCCGACCCGATGTGACCGCCCGGGAACAGCTCCGCGCCTTCGCCTGCTGGCTCACCGGGAAACTCACCCAAGCCGAGATCGACGGGACGGCCACCGGGCGCTCGTTCCGTCGCCGCACCGCGTGGTGCTGGGACATCTCCCCGCGGCTGGGCCCGGTCGAGACGACCTATCACGCGGTCCTCGTCGATGGCATCCACATCGGCACCTGGTGCCTGCTCATCGCCCTGTCCGACACCGGACACGTCCTCGCCTGGCAATGGTGCGCAAGAGAGAACACCGCGGCCTGGAAAGCACTGTTCGAGCAGATCCCCGCGCCCGGCATCGTCGTCTCCGATGGCGGCAGCGGCCTCCCGTCCGCACTACGACAGGCCTGGCCCGAGACAAAGCATCAACGCTGCCTATTCCACCTGCAGATGAACATCACCCGTCACCTCACCCGCAACCCCAGAACCCCGGCCGGGCGCGCGCTACGGCGCCTGGTGATGGACCTCTCCGCCGTCCGTGACGCGGATTCCGCCATCGAGTGGCAACTGCTCCTGGAGCAATGGTGGCAGTCATTCGGTCACCTCACCACCGAACGGACCTTGTTCCGCAACGGCCAGTTCGGATTTACCCATGACCGGCTCCGGAAGGCCTGGCTGCTGGTCCGCCTGGTCGTGAGGAAGGACCTCATCTTCACTCACATCGCCTACGGCAACCCGCGCACCACCAGCCCACTCGAGGGACTAAACGCACAGATCCGCGACCTGTTGCGTCGACACCGGGGAATGAGCGAGAAACACCGCCGCCGCGCGGTCGAGTGGTATCTCACCCTGCACGAGCTCCCACTCGAACACGCTCTCGACCTCGCGAAACCCGTCGAACCCGTCACCGGGCCGGCACCGGACGAGGAGCCGATCGGCCCCGCCCTTTATGACACAGGTCTCGACGCGGGTGAAGGGCTCTGGTCCCGATCAGGATGGGCAGGACGCGGGTGA
- a CDS encoding 2'-5' RNA ligase family protein: MPESNGGRNAGLVNPDERIASDESTRKVFGMVRAFMTDPSLLDSLNGQQYLVVRPAGKVASFYETEQESLLSVLPGSVSFPNTGHVTLRGFYEPERVDALRELLVRWASEQPAIRLQVEGVDGFPPPFQVLIARLQRTPSLIEAYASLTAALDATDFYRIGELTLDEWVFHLSLVYASTLSEPDWEKAHEVSRRELDPAPAEVCATVEFVWYENGIERSERLMLGGVAAEEATGR; the protein is encoded by the coding sequence ATGCCGGAAAGCAACGGCGGTCGTAATGCAGGCTTGGTGAACCCGGATGAGCGAATAGCCTCGGACGAATCGACGCGAAAGGTGTTCGGAATGGTTAGAGCGTTTATGACGGATCCCTCACTGCTCGATTCGTTGAACGGCCAGCAATATTTGGTGGTGCGTCCGGCAGGCAAGGTCGCCTCGTTCTACGAGACCGAGCAAGAATCGCTTCTGAGCGTGCTGCCTGGTTCGGTTTCGTTCCCGAACACGGGCCACGTCACGCTGCGCGGCTTTTATGAACCCGAGCGTGTTGACGCGTTGCGGGAGCTTCTCGTGCGCTGGGCCAGCGAGCAACCGGCTATTCGGTTGCAGGTCGAGGGTGTTGACGGGTTCCCTCCGCCGTTCCAGGTGCTGATCGCTCGTTTGCAGCGGACGCCATCGCTGATCGAGGCGTACGCCAGCCTCACGGCGGCGCTGGACGCCACGGACTTCTATCGCATTGGTGAGCTCACGCTTGATGAATGGGTCTTTCATCTGTCATTGGTTTACGCGAGCACCCTTTCCGAACCCGATTGGGAGAAGGCGCACGAGGTCAGCCGGCGTGAGTTGGATCCTGCCCCTGCGGAGGTCTGTGCCACTGTCGAGTTTGTTTGGTACGAGAACGGGATCGAGCGTTCGGAGCGACTTATGCTTGGCGGGGTAGCTGCCGAAGAGGCGACTGGGCGCTAA